The DNA segment tgctgggtctgctggtggtgggtctgctgTTGGTGTgtgctgggtctgctggtggtgggtctgctggtggtgtgagcTGGGTATgctgggtctgctggtggtgggtctgctggtggtgggtctgctggtggtgtgtgctgggtctgctggtgctgggtctgctggtggtgtgtgctgggtctgctggtgctgggtctgctggtggtgtgtgctgggtctgctggtggtgggtctgctggtggttggtctgctggtggtgggtGGTGGGTCTGCTAGTGGTGGCTCTGCTGGTagtgggtctgctggtggtgggtggtgggtctgctggtggtggggCTGCTGGTGGTGTgtgctgggtctgctggtggtgtgtgctgggtctgctggtggtgtgtgctggttctgctggtggtgtgtgctgggtctgctggtggtggtgctgggtctgctggtggtggtgctgggtctgctggtggtgtgtgctgggtctgctggtggtgtgtgctgggtctgctggtggtggtgctgggtctgctggtggtgtgtgctgggtctgctggtgctgggtctgctggtgctgggtctgctggtgctgggtctgctgctgCTGGGTCTGCTGGTAGTGGGTCTGCTGGTAGTgggtctggtggtgggtctgctgctggtgggtctgctggtggtgggtctgctggtggtgggtctgctggtggtgggtctgctgCTGGTGAGTCTGCTAGTGGTGGGTGGTGGGTCTGCTGCTGGTGGGTCTgctggtgctgggtctgctggtggtgggtctgctggtgctgggtctgctggtggtgggtctgctggtgctgggtctgctggtggtgggtctgctgggtctggtggtgggtctgctggtggtgggtctgctgggtctggtggtgggtctgctggtggtgggtctgctggtggtgggtctgctggtggtgggtctgctggtgctgggtctgctggtgctgggtctgctggtggtgggtctgctgggtctgctggtggtgggtcttcaggtggtgggtctgctggtggtgggtggtgggtctgctggtgctgggtctgctggtggtgggtctgctggtggtgggtctgctgggtctgctggtggtgggtctgctggtggtgggtctgctgTTGCTGGGTCTGCTGGTGGGTCTGCTGATGCTTGGTCTgctggtgctgggtctgctggtgctgggtctgctggtgctgggtctgctggtggtgggtggtgggtctgctggtggtgggtctgctggtggtgggtgatgggtctgctggtggtgggtctgctgCTGCTGGGTCTGGTGGTGGTGGGTCTGGTGGTGGTGGGTCTGCTGGTTGTGGGTCTGCTGGTtgtgggtctgctggtggtgggcgctgggtctgctggtggtgggtctgctggtggtgggtctgctggtggtgggtggtgggtctgctggtggtgggtctgctggtggtgggtctgctggtggtgtgtgctgggtctgctggtggtgggtctgctggtggtgggtctgctgggtctgctggtggtgggtctgctggTGCTGGTtctgctggtggtgggtctgctggtggtgggtttgctggtggtgggtctgctgggtctgctggtggtgggtctgctggGTCTGCTGGTGCTGGTtctgctggtggtgggtctgctggtggtgggtTTGCTGGTGTTGGGTCTGCTgggtctggtggtgggtctgctgggtctggtgctgggtctgctggtgctgggtctgctggtgctgggtctggtggtgggtctgctggtgctgggtctggtggtgggtctgctggtgctgggtctggtggtgggtctgctggtggtgggtctggtggtgggtctgctgggtctgctggtggtgggtctgctcggtctggtggtgggtctgctgggtctgctggtggtgggtctgctggtggtgggtctgctggGGGTGTgtgctgggtctgctggtggtgggtctgctggtggtgggtctgctgggtctgctggtggtgggtctgctggTGCTGGTtctgctggtggtgggtctgctggtggtgggtttgctggtggtgggtctgctggGTCTGCTGGTGCTGGTtctgctggtggtgggtctgctggtgctgggtctggtggtgggtctggtggtggtgggtctgctggtgctgggtctggtggtgggtctgctggGTCTGCTGGTGGGACCCACTCAGCGCCATTTCCCACCGCCTTTCCCTTTTAAGGTGTTGGTCGGGCCGTGCGCCTGCGCACTTTGGCCGAGACGCTGCGGCGATGGCGCCGTTCCGAAAGCGGAGCAAAAATTACCCGTTTCTCAGTCAGGAATTCGTGATCCAGAATCACGCGGATATCGTGTCGTGTCTCGTGGTCCTGGTGCTCATCGGGCTCATGTTCGAGGTCAGAAATATGGGGGTGGGGACAACAAAGTGTCGGCGGGACTTTAACAAACTTTGGGAAGTTTCGTAAACTTTTCCCCAGTTTATCGGCCGCCGGTGCGGGTCTGGGCCCGGGGCTCGGGCCGAAATCTCCCGTCTCCGGCCCTGACTCCATTCCTCGGACGCTCCTTTCCCACAGGGGCCCGCGATGGGACGGCAGAGGCCCGATTGCTGCTGTCTGACCGGGAGCTGTCAGTAGATGAGCAGAAACTGCCTCAGGTCAGCGACCGAGTTCCTGCC comes from the Heptranchias perlo isolate sHepPer1 unplaced genomic scaffold, sHepPer1.hap1 HAP1_SCAFFOLD_1199, whole genome shotgun sequence genome and includes:
- the LOC137308103 gene encoding putative cyclin-dependent serine/threonine-protein kinase DDB_G0272797/DDB_G0274007 — encoded protein: MALSGSHQQTQQTHHQTQHQQTHHHQTHHQTQHQQTHHQQNQHQQTQQTHHQQTHHQQTHHQQNQHQQTHHQQTQQTHHQQTHHQQTQHTPPADPPPADPPPADPTHHQQTHHQQTQRPPPADPQPADPQPADPPPPDPPPPDPAAADPPPADPSPTTSRPTTSRPTTHHQQTQHQQTQHQQTQHQQTKHQQTHQQTQQQQTHHQQTHHQQTQQTHHQQTHHQPSTSRPSTHHQQTHHQQTHHQQTQHTQLTPPADPPPADPAHTNSRPTTSRPSTHHQQTHHRQTQHPPPADTPPVDPAHTTSRPTTNGPTTSRPSTHHQQTQHHQYTHHQQTQHPPPADPAPTTSRPTTNRPSTSRHSTHQQTHHQ